GttcttttaatattaattaattggTTGAACTTTTCTGTTCATATTGGTAATCAATAGAGCTGCGTTGGATATTTTTCAAGAAAACATCATCACAGAATCAACCTGAAATAGACATTTAGTTAAGAAATACTAACATAATGTCTATAGAAAATAATGTTCTGTAATGTTGATTATAGTTGAGAGAGTTTCCTAATGCCCACATTTCTCAAGCAAAGTGTACCCGATGAAAGCTGACCTGAGGAATGTATAATGATTGCACTTTAAGTAGAGAACTCATATCTGCTGTGTTTCCTGTATGACGACAGCACAGCCAAAGGTGCTCAGTTATGAATGTTAACTAATGCTGCGGTCAAGCCAGGTCGCTTTCTTAGTACGGACACAAACATTTAGTTCCATCGACTGCAGGATAATCCAGAAGTATTTGGCCCTGATCCGGAAGTTCAAAGAGAGGACGACTAAGAAGTAATCCCCATTCCTCACACTTACGATGCACTGTTATACCGGTGAGCCTACAAGAAACAAGAACGGCACTTAACGAGCACTGCTGCAGTTGAACTGCTCAGTGATATCCATTGGCACACAACTGCGTACTAAATTTTGTATCAAAACTTTGGAGAAAAGAACTGTGATTGTGTTTTGCGTCCAGCGCACAGTCACACGAGCTATTGTTTTTGCCAAAAATCCTTAACATTTGAGAAAGACAAAAAATCTAATACAATGGAAAAGTAGCAAACAAGAGAATAATCTTAATCTTTGGTCTTTGATTTTTGTCTTTCTCAAATCTGTAGCAAATTAGAAAGACAGAACTTTAAAGCCATACAAAGAATTTCAGATTACTAGCTTCTTGAAAACCCATGATAGGAAAGAGAGGACTGTGCACGGGGAGGTCCACTGACATTCTTCATGTGATGGGGGTAAggagtatactgtatatgtgctaTCTTCTTTGTCAGAGCAGTATATGTCCctacatacatgtatactgtaAGGCATCCAAGTCTCTCAAGTCTCTGCTCCACCACATCAGACGCTGGCGCAGCGCTGGGATGGAGATGGTAATGGGGATGGACAGACCAACTGGCTGTGAAAAGTGCTGTTGCCCTGCCGTCCGGCAGCGGCCGCCATCTCACCGCTGCCCAGCACGTCTGAACAGAGCGACTCCACCGCGTCCAGCCTCTCGATCTGTACCAGGCGGGTCAGGAGGTCGGGAATGCTGTAGCCCGCCGTGCTCACTCTCTCGAAGAGCTGCAGGCCGTCGCTCATGCCGCCGATCTCGTCACGCTTTAGCCCGAAGCTCTCGGCAAGGTGCCTCCATGTCTTCACCACGGCCGCCTCGCTGCTATAGGAGGAGCTCAGCATGCGGCTGGCCTTCTCCAGGCAGTCGAAAGGAAGCTCTGTGGGGCTTAGGCCTGGAGAAGGACAGGAGTGTTAGAATACTCAGTATTACACAGACAGTCAATTACATCAAGATCTGGATGAAATGTCGTTTTCCACCATGCAGTGGTGTATAATGAATGGTCcattttggtccagactgaagtaTCACAACAATTATCAGATGGATTGCAGTGAAATTTGGCCAGAGATTCAAGGTCCGAATTGGATATCCTcatgacttttcctctagtttacattatttttgaccaatactttggtttatggcTAATTACTTGCAATACTAGCTGCACTTTGTCTTTAGTGCTAAGtatcaaatgttagcatgctgacatgctTAACTAAAATGATGAACAAGTGCACATTTTCTTAACTTGTAGAAAAAGGCAGGTAATGAATGCTTTCTTGAAAATGACAATCAATATGACTTTCTACTTCAGCACAGTTGACACAGAAACGTACCCTCTGTCACATTGCAGGCTCTGGCATACAGATCCAGGATCTTTTTCCTTCGACTTTGTAGCATCTGtgtggtaaaaaaaatacaataagcTGTGATTTCCAGATGAAACTGAACTGAGTGTTTGTTCACAATCATATGTTTAACTCTAGTAATGTCTTTAAAAGATCTTCCTACCCCTGgggttttattgttgttgattGCGTTCACGTTGCTGATGTGGTTGGTGCTGGTGATGTGGTTGACTTTGCCGATGTGGTTGGGACTCGGGGTGTTATTGGCCTGTCCGGCTGCAGTGTTCGGGCCTCCGTTGCAGTTTCGGTCCCGCTCTAACAGGCCCAGAGAGAGCAGGCAGAGGTCGGGTTTGTTTCCCAGGTTGACGAGGCACAGGTTGGGGTTGTGGGTCTCGGCGGACCCTTGCTTGTCAGACGCCGCCTCTTCGTCGCTGTCAATGCTACGACTCAGCAGCTGCTCGTTCTCTGATGATGCATCATtttcactgcacacacaaacacacacatatttgaagttatttacatgtgcacatactgtacttatAGGTATCCCATAAAACTACATGTGGATGTTCTTCTGCCAGTTTTTAGGTCGAGCTCCTAGATATCAGCTAGTTATATCTGGttagtttaatttgtttaaacCGACTATTCTTCGGGGGATGGGCGCATTGACTTCCTTAAACTGTAGAGGTGCTGGTTTACAGATTGTATTACCTTTGGACTGAGCCAAGTTGTTGAAAAGTTTATCCAATCTCTTTATTGTTGTGTCTCGATGGTAACCCTTGATTTGCGAAACTACGCGAGATGCTTAACGTTAGGATATTTTAGATAAACTACAAATACACTAAGTTGCCAGTTTATAAGGTACAGTAAACCTACTGAAGCTAAAACGAATGCAGTTTAATGTAATAAGTCCTACAgtaccttcatgaaggttataaagTTCTGGTTTGTCCACCCTATGTATATCAATGAGCTTAGGctacatacagtattaataaCAACTctcaatacaattcaacagtAAACAGCCTCAAACACGTTGAATACACAGTTCTTCTGGTGTGAGTGACAGCTGATGCACAAAGGATGACTCGTGTCTTTGTAAACTTggacaaatgaaaatgaactgGAGAAgaatgctgttgttgttgccatAGCTGCTGATGTTTCTAAGCTGTTCCTGTGATTGACTGAAATAGTCCTGCGTTTTACAACATGATACCATGTAATATCATTTGATTACCCGGCCTCTTCTTCCCCTACGCCTGCTCTGGATTTACTCCCGAAAGCACCTTGTTGACAGAGATGCTCACAGAATGCCATTGTTCGCAGTCCCacgctctttttttttttttacaaacgcacacacacaaaatggcaTTGTTTCCCGGACATCTAACACCTACTCTGGCAGCTAAAGCAGTGAGTTAGCACATCCTCTGGCATGCTGCTATACCGCACTGTGTACTGCTATTGAtgctgaggtgtgtgtgtgtgtgtgtgtgtgtgtgtgtgtgtgtgtgtgtgtgtgtgtgtgtgtgtgtctgtgtgtgtgtgtgtgtgtgtgtctgtgtgtctgtgtgtctgtgtgtgtgtgtgtgtgtgtgtgtgtgtgtgtgtgtgtgtctgtgtgtgtgtgtgtgtgtgtctgtgtgtgtgtgtgtgtgtgtgtgtgtgtgtgtgtgtctgtgtgtctgtgtgtgtgtgtgtgtgtgtgtgtgtgtgtgtgtgtgtgtgtgtgtctgtgtctccataTGCTGGAACAGCGTATCAATCTAAGCATGTTCACTACGGGCACTGTAACATTTGAGTACACAATGGCTCACTGTAGATTTGTGTGCAATACGCTATCATGTATTCCCACACTTCTCTCTGCACACTAGCCACTAGCGCCTATAAAGCAGCATTGTCTGCACATGAAGGGTGAGCTGTATGATGCAGAAAGACGAAGGTGAAAAAACTGTCGTTCTTTTGTTGTCTGCCGGGACGGGCTTTCACCTAGTAGTGGTTTTAGGCAAAGATTGGACTAAATACCCCTATCTGTGTCGACAACTACCTCTATGTCCTCCTCTCAGTGTCTGCTAGGCTTCAGGGCTCATCTATGCTACCTCAACCACGCACCCCACCCCCTAACCCACCACTGTGCCTGCTCCAAAGCCACATAATGGCCCTCTGCTtcattaaaagcaaaacaaacctCAACTGTACTTGCTTTTTACATgccttacaaacacacactcatacacacacatacataaacgtAGATACTGCAAAAATAGAGGCCAGCAGCAATGATTCTACTACTGCAGTGACTTGTTCTGTGGTGGCTTAATTACGGGCAGATGCTGAACAAATTATAAAAGCTTCTTTCTGTTGTGTAAAGTCTCTCTGACGCCACGTACAAAtgcaaaatcacacacacacacacgcgcatttGCACATAATGCACGCTCAAAGATAAGCACAAATTGTTGAATTTAAGTgatgaatataaaatattctACAGTATATTTCCCATACATTCAGTACATGCACAGTTATGaagcataacacacacatacacgtcaCTGATGCACAAACAAAATGCTTAACTAAACATAGATATTGTAGACACACATACCCTAAGGTTAAATCGGAAATAGACAACGTTCTTGCTTTAACTTATTATCCTGCAGTATATGTTGATTGCACACTGTAATGGCACCTTTTGAATCACTCAGGGGGGGAAGTTATCTGTTGCTACTTTTGATATAATTCAGTGCACTAAACATATTAGCTATTCTCCCTTTGTTTGGTGTATAAATCCCTTTCAAACCTCATTATATACTTCAAATTGGCTTGTGGTCAAGCTGAAGAAGAACACATTATTCTGATATGTTCACCCTTTAGTCCAACTCCATCATTTCAAGGCTTAGTTATTATTCTCTAACCTCAACCATCACCTTTAACAACATGCCCTTGTGGTAATCAATAAAGGTGCTTAGACTCCATTGGGACGTTTGTTTTGTGTCCTTCAAGTTTTGTACACTCAGCATTGTTACGCTTAATGTCAATGCCTTCGTTTGTTCAACCAAAGAGCAGCGGTGTGGCAGAGTTGTTTGTATATCAGACGTGTCTCTCACCTTTTCACCGTCTTCTGGGGAGCAGCCTTTAGTTTGTCAAAATCATCTTTCTCTGAGTAGATCACCACGTtgtctgagagagaaaaaaagagaaaatagagggtttttttctcacaaataaagaaaacacagagaggagagccaGAAGTGATTACACTgcaaatactgtatactaacattttaaagaataacACCTATCTTTGTTACATATGTGAAAAAAAATCCAGATTTATTCAAAAGTCTAGTTAGTTTGGATATAATGCAAGACTCACACTGTCACTGAAAAGTTACATATGCTTAGTTTAATTGTTAGTGAATGCACACATGTCATTTTGGTTTGTATaattaaacaaacagaaacaacatatACCAAAATATCTCACGAGTGTGAAAGAAGTCACACTCTGAAAGTTTAGACTGCTGCATGGTgggttacagtacagtaatgaAAAACATCTACATTCAGAAAGTATCGCTTGTCTTTTATCGCAAAGCAAGAGCACCCTAACCCTACATGTTTTTAATAGATGTTGGCATGAGTTGAGTACACTAAAGAAACAAGGTTCCTAAGGCTAAAAGGATGTATACCTCGAACAGAGGAACTGAAGTCGCAGCGATGTATAAAATGATTACGCCGGCTATTATGTTAAATCACACTTACATCATGGATACTGATGGGAATAGACAGCGTAATGAGTGAATACCTCAGTGGAacaaatggtgtgtgtgtgtatgagagagagattgtgtgtgtgtgtgtgtgtgtgtgtgtgtgtgtgtgtgtgtgtgtgtgtgtgtgtgtgtgtgtgtgtgtgtgtgaatttaagCGTCTGTATCGTTCATCCCAGAGTCTTATTAAGTCAGTGTCAACATGAGTGACAGCTCCGAGCAATGGACTTCtttcccacatacacacacgcacacacacacacacacacacacacacaaacactcacacacacacacacacacacagaacagtaAGGAACAATGCAGgtcattatttttaatcataCTATAActactttattatgtttttttagcTATTACATTATTAAGTCAGCGACCTGGTACCGCATAATGTGTCTGTGGCCACAGTTAGagtaagtaagtgtgtgtgtgtgtgtgtgtgtgtgtgtgtgtgtgtgtgtgtgtgtgtgtgtgtgtgtgtgtgtgtgtgcgtgtgtgtgttcgcatCCACACACATGTAAGTGGTTAGTCAGTCAGTGTGGGAGTGAAATTGAACAGAGCATCATTGTCAGGAGAAATGGCGCCTAAAGCAACGTATGGCTTTAGCTTTGGAAGTCTCACATTCCACTATGATGTACTCATCATGCTGCAGGTCTGtcaacacacaagcacacactcgCATTTGCATACATTATGCTACAAATCCTAAATATGTATGGGTCCGACACGCTGAGCCAACACTATAAACATTTAGGTGTTATTTGGTTTGTTtgatttcatatttaatgtagATCTAATGTCTGACGGATCTTAACTTGAAGTGTCCCATCATTCATGCTGCTCCACAGACTCTTCTGCCTgacaacacaaatacaattcTGAAGGAAACACTTGTGGGAAAAGTGGGAAATTGTTGCTAAAAGATATGCAATTTTGagattcaataaaacaaaatcagctGAGCCCAGAGCACTACAGGAAAGTGATGGATAATACTTTCACAGTTTTTAGCTCATCCCCGGATAACATACAGTGTTTGGGCTTAACGAATAAGCCAGACATACAGTTACCTGAATCAATGTTAGAGAGGATTTCGCTGCAGGATTGACGCAAATTACAGTGTGACTCTAATCACTGCTGGGTGGTATCTGTTCATGCATGAAGTACATTTTGAGTTAATTGTGTGCTGCGTCGTGTGACTAAATTGTAGATAGTcgttaaaaaaattaattataGTATGTTTTGTTAGTATAATTATGTAACTTCGTGTGTCTTTGTACTGTTGGGAGAATTGTCTGAACTGCTTTTTGACTATATGTTTTGTAGCCTCTCGTTTAGGAGCTGTTGGAGAAGTTTATGGAAACATGGAAATGATCAGTCTGTGACTGTTGgcctgtttatttttaatttacagaTATGAAAACACTGAGAATGTTGCAAAGGAAGGAACAGATGGTCTGCGTATAAACAGTCACTCAATTATTGTATGTGCATGCTTTACTTTGATTCCACATTTAGTGTTTGTAACTTTTTGAACAGAAATATCTTAGAGTACGTACTTCCTATGATTTACTTTTATTCTCCACTACCTTTGGTCTTAACTGCTCACCCTTGGtttaagaatgaaaaaaaagttCCTCGCGCGCTGACTAGTATGCAAGTTATTAAACAGATCTTTGgagtattacatttatttatttatttttttgcatataaatataacttGTTTTCAGAAACCTGGATCAAAGCCCTTATCCTTGTGGCCATGCGTAGGGCCAAAAATGTGGATAATGTTAGAAGGATTTAAATAACAAGATTACTTATGTTTCATGGAAACAACATATCCAGTAAACAATCAAAACCAGGATAAGGCTCATAACCAGGATACGGGTGTGGATGTAAACAAGACTCCCAATTATGAGGATGGAACACAGATGGAAGTTAAGTTGGTCTGACACCAAACAGGAAGCCATTAAGAAGCTTAAATGCTGAGTGAGCtcaataattattaaatgttagtgtgtgtgcatgtgtgtgtgtgtgtgtgcatgtgtgcatgtgtgtgtgtgtgtgtgtgtgtgtgtgtgtgtgtgtgtgtgtgtgtcatgtctcACCAGGGACGTCTTTCTTGTCTTCCTGTTTGTTGGTCTGAGCTTCCACTGTCTTCACAACTTGTCCGGAACAAcatgctgcagaaacacacacatgaggaCAGTCatttaacacaaataaaaacctttatgagaaagagtgtgtgtgtgtgtgtgtgtgtgtgtgtgtgtgtgtgtgtgtgtgtgtgtgtgtgtgtgtgtgtgtgtgtgtgtgtgtgtgtgtgtgtgcgtgcgtgtgtgtgtgtgtgtgtgtctcttacCCTGCCCACTCGGTTTGGCCTTCAGGATGTAAAACATGATGATGAGGACAATGGCGATGGCCATGATGAAAATGGTTGACATGGCGATAATGAGAGCCGTTGCTAGGTGACCTTGTCCGGTGGAATCTGAAACATGGAGGCGGTGATGTAAAGTCATATAAACAATAGGTGggtttatattataattaagaTGAAGCTTGTCAGTAGTACCTTTATGCAGATGAGGGAACACAGTGGTGCTGCCAGGGTCAATTATAGGTTTTTTCTTTTGCCCGGTTGCCAGGCCTGtgaaacacaagcagacacataACTTCAATACTTGTTCATTAATTGTAGATTAGTGAAGATATATTATCGGCGTATTGTTTGCTCATATATCCATTACAAGCAAATCCTTAGCTAAATAAtagttttgggaaatatgcttgttCACTTTCCTGCTAAGGGTAAGATGAGACGATCATTGCCACCGTcaccattaaatatgaagctactacCAGCAGCTGCTTAacgtagcttagcacaaagactggaaacaaggggaaacagctagcctctGTCTGAAGTACGGATTAAAGATACAACGTGTAATTTACTGAGCTTTAATCTAAgataactggctgctggctgtagctacACATTTACCAAATGCACATGATTGTTATATCTACTGTATTTCATAAATTGTCAAACTATGACTTTAAAGTTGGATGAATGATGCACCACTTTCTTCCAGAGATCACACAATATTACAACTTGGTCGAAGGAGAAAGCACCAGAAATACTGTCCAGCTTGGACATCTGTCCCTGGCAGAGTCTGTGACATGCCATCTGTCACTGGTTATGGTATGTTAGCTTTAGCCtttcatgttatttattttcccccCCCCAATAGTGTTCCATTACATCATTTGAAAGCAGTAACATTTCACAAAAGCAAAAGATCTGCACTAAAATATGTCCTAAACTTTACCTCTCTGGCCTTCTCCTGCCACAGTAAACAAGCTGTTGTTTTGGGAAATGTGGGCTGTAGGGAGGAAGCTCTGTCCAAATTTATTTTCGTTCACTTTCCATCGCTTCCAAAgcccttctccttcttcccctctgtcttttttaaaaatctgattattcattgtttttcctcttcattAATGGAGCTGTAAACTCCTGGCAGCTCATAAATCATTGCTTTTAATCAGTCTTTTACTTCACCAAGCTCATACACTGTAGACCTATTTGGCATGTGCCCTGCTGCTTCCTGTGGTCTCAGAGCCTcatgtcatcacacacacacacacacagacatcagtgCCCTGTGGCTGCAGACATTAATTCGGGGTATGTGTTTACACTCTGGATAAGGATATGAGCCTGAACTGGAATTCTGTTTAGCGTCTTGCGGTTTCATCTCTTAATCATGTCTCACAGGCTGAACTCACACTGCAAAATGATAAGTCTGCAGGGCAATCTGGGGACTCGGGTGCAAACAAACTGAGAGCAGCAGAATTACAGAGCAGGGAAGATACAGATAAAGAAATCAAAGCATTTTTGTTTGAGGTAAGAATTGTGTGCTGGGTTTAGCTTCTGATAAATACTTCTGTGAGAAAATGTGATATGAAGCCACGCGTGTCTCCGTAAGGAAAAAGGTGGCGATGGACCGTCTGCCTGCCAAAGAGTAGGCGCAGGCAGTAACACGCTaatcatctttctttctcataCACACTGAAGTTTtaattatcacacacacagagcgaggcaggAGCCAGGGTAATTTACAGATTACACGGCGAGTGTCAGCCTGCCTTCACCCTGAGCAAGTAGAACTCCCAGCGTTCtgctcctttttttatttactgttggGGGTGCATTATTTTGATGTTCTCTAACATCCAAAGAgggtttaattaaaatgtaccACAGCCTGACTTAACACAAAGGGAGAAATGGAGAATGCTTTCTGTGATTTTAACTTTTATTGAGACTAATCAAACATATCTCagaaaacatgcatttacaGCTTGCTTTGCAGAATTGTAAGTTCATCATTCTATCAATCTATAATTGAATGATGCACCACATTAACAATTACACCTTTCTCCAGTTCATTAAAGGTCACACATTGTCAGGTTATTCTCGTGAGTAATCCTTGTACACATGAgcattattttatactttttaacaaatataactTGGTATTAAGCAAGCGTTAATATCCAACGAGTATCTCAATAAATGGTTATAATCTTAtaggaaatacacttatttgctttctttctgatAATTAAATGAGACGATTGATaccactcatgtctgtatgATGAGATTTAAGCTACAGTCAGCTGCAGGTTATTTTAGTTTAGCATAacataaagacaggaaatgaggaaacagctagtctggctCTTTCCAacagtaacaaaatccacctaccagcagcTCTAAAGCTTACTAGTTAACACGTTAAACCTTATGTTGTTGGTTTAAACTGCACAAAAAAGTATACAATCAGCAACTTACCGAACCCTGACTTAACATAACATAACTAACCCAAACTAAGTGTTGtcaatctttatgctaagctaagctcacccagaaacagaaacaattaGGGTGCTGTTGGtaagagacacatacacacacacacacacacacacacacacacacacacacacacacacacacacacacacacacacacacacgcacacactcctgCATCTACTTCACACCCTCTCCTTTGCAGGCCCGGGCTGCTTTTTGGGGTTTTTGTCTTTCAAAACACACTCATTAAATATGATACAATAACAATACCATTAATTTCCAGCCTCTTTAATTACACTCAAATGTGGTTTTGAGCAATTATAGGTCCCTAAATATTATTCTAATAGCAGTCTGTATCAgtaaaggtaaagaaaaacactgttCAGATAAAGTCAACATTCTCTCATTGTTTGATCAACGTGATGTATTTGTCACATGGGGCCAAACCCACAGAGAGCACAGCAGGACAGCGAGAACATCTTCCTCCAGCTTTGCAATAAATACTCATCTTGACACGTTTTGAAAATTGCAAAATGTGACATTGGAAGTCTAATAATCTCATTGCCACTGAAAGATTAGTTTCAATTATTGTGACAAAGATTAAACTTTGAGACAGATTATCCATCTAAATGGTTTAATTATATCGGCACTTATGGCCGTGGAGACGGTTATCTACAGTATTTAATGATATTCTAATGGATTGAGGTCTAATTTTCATGGTGCTTTTAACTCTATCGGAGGCTTTTTATCTTTGAAAAGAGGACACAAGAAGACAATTAATTACAATTGACATGtatctttctctcctttcctgAGTGTCCAGGGGAGAATTAAAGACAGTTTCAAACCAATGTAATAACAAAGAGGTAGGTAGTGCAAATAGTTGACGACAGGAGGCTAAGAGAGATGCTGTCCGTGATGAATAATACGAAAAAGAGGTCATAATTCCTTTTAAAACTAATAAATGTTACCTAAAAGTTACTAATGACatatgcaaaaaagaaaaagaaaacatcggTCGAGTTAACATTAGCGAGACACCCCAAAGGAGACACTGTGATGATTGAAGATATATTCAAATTCAGTATGACAAATTgacaaatacagtataataaagtataatgCTAAATTATGATTTCAATAATGTATTCTGACAAATCACAACGGCCGGGTTGTAACCCTTTAATGTTCCTGCAGCATTATGAGGTGCAGCATCAAAGCTGTTTACACACTGTAGCATATGTATCAAATATACAATCTGCAAAATATCACAAACGTATGTTATGCTTGACTGCCACTTGATCATGAGAACTGTGGAGGCTGATAGTGAATGGTAAACGGAAAAATGGAGACAGCCTCTGGTAAATATTATCGTCCAGAGATATGGTCGCAGCAACAGTTGGcgcgccacacacacacacacacacacacacacacacacacacacaaatgcatgtacacacagtgTCAGGTATGCATGGTAATCAGTGTGGTTATGGATAAGCTGCCAAACACCCCTCTGGAGCCAGAACAGCAGAGAtgcagggaggggaggggaagggggggtTGAGACACTCCTTTGTGTCCATTAGCGAGGTCTGCTGACAGGGCAGGACAGTGACCAGAGGGTCCGGCAGAACTCACCGCAACCTCTAACCTCTGATCGTTCCCTCCACCTAAGTCTAAACTTTCAACATCTGCTCCTTCACAGCATGTCcccttttatttcctctcatttAGACAGACAACTTTAATGTTTGATAGCTTTGAATCCAGCGGAAACTGTGTCGGCGTTTGGACGGAGAAAGCTATAAAGATGAACGTTGAAAAAGAATAAGGGGGAATTTATAGttgaaaagagaataaaaggtTGTTGGTACGAAAGGTTGGAGGCGAGCGGAAGGAAGGGGAGGGAGAAACTAGAAAGTGAGGAGGTTGGACTTACATTCTTTGGTGTTGCGTGGTGCGTTCTGGCAGGAGTGGCAAACCATCCCATAGAGGTTCCTGGGTCTGTTTTCCAGCATGTAAAACCTGGGAGACAAAAATAGATGAGTATAAACATGCAACTTGTTAGACTATATAATCAGGTTTCACTAGACCTGGTTAGGCTTACTGGAGAGAAATCACCTGAAGGAAAGgagaacattttcaaataaaatcagTTTTAAACAGACTAtcggcaggtgtgtgtgcggcATGCGGCCTCCCTACCTTCTAGACATACTGTACCTACACCGTGAATAAGTATGGGGAAGCAGCTGAGGTGAAAAGTTTGCCTCAGTGAAGAAATGTACATAATTGATGCCCTGAAGGCACCAAAAGGTGGCGTGGTACATATTATCGCCCTAAGTCATGAAGCGTCTATTAGGggaaaggggagaggagggtgagTCTGTGAATGACTCGTGGTGGTATTAAATCATTTAGGCTTGAGAACATTAGCAGAATTTATTAGAGTATGT
This portion of the Cottoperca gobio chromosome 21, fCotGob3.1, whole genome shotgun sequence genome encodes:
- the edar gene encoding tumor necrosis factor receptor superfamily member EDAR translates to MFASAEYSSCGEYEFFNQTSNSCQACPHCQPGQEPHMTCGYGVKDEDFACVPCPHGKYSKGKYEICRRHKDCDALYKATVRISGTPDSDAECGPCLPGFYMLENRPRNLYGMVCHSCQNAPRNTKECLATGQKKKPIIDPGSTTVFPHLHKDSTGQGHLATALIIAMSTIFIMAIAIVLIIMFYILKAKPSGQACCSGQVVKTVEAQTNKQEDKKDVPDNVVIYSEKDDFDKLKAAPQKTVKSENDASSENEQLLSRSIDSDEEAASDKQGSAETHNPNLCLVNLGNKPDLCLLSLGLLERDRNCNGGPNTAAGQANNTPSPNHIGKVNHITSTNHISNVNAINNNKTPGMLQSRRKKILDLYARACNVTEGLSPTELPFDCLEKASRMLSSSYSSEAAVVKTWRHLAESFGLKRDEIGGMSDGLQLFERVSTAGYSIPDLLTRLVQIERLDAVESLCSDVLGSGEMAAAAGRQGNSTFHSQLVCPSPLPSPSQRCASV